In a genomic window of Caloenas nicobarica isolate bCalNic1 chromosome 1, bCalNic1.hap1, whole genome shotgun sequence:
- the SLC38A2 gene encoding sodium-coupled neutral amino acid symporter 2, producing the protein MSSAEMGKFNISPDEDSSSYSSNSNDYNYPYPTKPAMKSHYADIDPENQNFLLDSSLGKKKYETQYHPGTTSFGMSVFNLSNAIVGSGILGLSYAMANTGIALFVILLLVVSILSLYSVHLLLKTANEGGSLLYEQLGMKAFGMAGKLAASGSITMQNIGAMSSYLFIVKYELPLVIKTFMNIEETTGEWYLNGDYLVLLVSVILILPLSLLKNLGYLGYTSGFSLLCMVFFLIVVIWKMFQIPCPMDSDIMNVTLLNVTLAPFVDENITGDDVCKPKYFIFNSQTVYAVPILTFSFVCHPAILPIYEELKSRSRKRMMNVSYVSFFAMFLMYLLAALFGYLTFYGKVEPELLHTYSAYLGADVLLLIVRLAVLMAVTLTVPVVIFPIRTSITQLLWAGKEFKWWRHCSITVALLVFTNILVIFVPTIRDIFGFIGASAAAMLIFILPSAFYIKLVKKEPMKSVQKIGAALFFLSGLLVMTGCMTLIILDWTQNVSSDGH; encoded by the exons ATGAGCAGCGCCGAGATGGGCAAGTTCAACATCTCCCCCGACGAGGACAGCAGCAGCTACAGCTCCAACAGCAACGACTATAACTACCCCTACCCCACCAAGCCGGCCATGAAGAG CCACTATGCGGATATTGATCCAGAAAACCAAAATTTCTTGCTCGACTCCAGTcttggaaagaagaaatatgaaacTCAGTAT CATCCAGGTACTACTTCCTTTGGAATGTCAGTATTTAATCTAAGCAATGCTATTGTGGGTAGTGGCATCCTTGGTCTTTCTTATGCTATGGCTAACACTGGAATTGCTCTTTTTGT GATACTCCTACTGGTTGTCTCAATATTATCGTTGTATTCAGTGCATCTCCTTTTGAAGACTGCCAATGAAGGAG gatCTTTATTGTATGAACAATTGGGAATGAAGGCATTTGGTATGGCTGGAAAACTTGCTGCTTCTGGATCAATTACAATGCAGAACATTGGAG CTATGTCAAGCTACCTCTTCATAGTGAAATATGAGTTACCATTGGTCATCAAGACATTTATGAACATCGAAGAGACCACAGG AGAATGGTATCTTAATGGTGACTACTTAGTGCTGCTGGTGTCTGTCATCCTCATTCTTCCCCTGTCCTTACTGAAAAATTTAG GATATTTGGGCTATACCAGCGGCTTTTCATTACTTTGCATGGTCTTCTTTCTGATTGTT GTAATTTGGAAGATGTTTCAGATTCCTTGTCCTATGGACAGTGACATCATGAACGTGACACTACTAAATGTGACACTGGCACCTTTTGTAGATGAAAACATAACAGGTGATGATGTGTGCAAGCCAAAATACTTCATCTTCAATTCACAG aCTGTGTATGCTGTCCCAatcttgacattttcttttgtctgccATCCTGCAATTCTTCCTATCTATGAAGAACTGAAAAG CCGAAGCCGGAAAAGAATGATGAATGTGTCCTATGTATCtttttttgccatgttcctAATGTATTTACTGGCTGCTCTCTTTGGATACCTGACATTTTATG GAAAAGTTGAACCAGAACTACTTCATACATACTCTGCATATCTTGGTGCTGATGTTCTTCTTCTTATTGTGCGTCTTGCTGTACTTATGGCTGTAACCCTTACTGTACCTGTAGTTATTTTCCca ATCCGCACTTCCATTACccagctgctgtgggcagggaaggAGTTTAAATGGTGGCGTCACTGTTCAATTACAGTTGCTCTTCTGGTGTTTACCAACATCCTTGTTATCTTTGTCCCTACTATTCGAGACATCTTTGGATTCATTG GTGCATCCGCGGCTGCCATGCTGATCTTTATACTTCCTTCTGCCTTCTATATCAAACTAGTGAAGAAAGAACCAATGAAGTCCGTGCAAAAGATTGGG gcTGCACTCTTCTTTCTAAGTGGTCTACTTGTGATGACTGGGTGTATGACACTGATTATTCTAGACTGGACCCAAAATGTTTCATCTGATGGCCATTAG